The Congregibacter litoralis KT71 genome contains a region encoding:
- a CDS encoding Maf family protein, with protein sequence MSTPEPTLVLGSASPRRTELLQQLGLAFTVCPADIDETPFSDEAPRDYVERMAREKSAALDLKESTVLLTADTSVVLEEQSLGKPENKDHARAMLTALSGRSHEVLTAVCARDPARSEVIVVRTVVEFGELSGRLIDDYLATDEPWDKAGAYALQGLGGSFVRRVEGSVSNVIGLPLFELRELLQRFGLVPVLGKDAA encoded by the coding sequence ATGTCCACGCCGGAGCCGACCCTGGTATTGGGTTCCGCGAGCCCCCGTCGGACCGAGCTTCTTCAGCAGCTGGGACTGGCGTTTACCGTCTGTCCCGCGGATATCGACGAAACCCCGTTTTCCGACGAGGCACCCCGGGACTACGTGGAGCGCATGGCGCGGGAAAAATCCGCAGCGCTGGACCTGAAAGAATCCACGGTTCTCCTCACCGCGGATACAAGCGTCGTCCTCGAGGAACAAAGCCTGGGGAAGCCTGAGAATAAAGATCATGCCCGCGCCATGCTCACAGCGCTCAGCGGGAGAAGCCACGAAGTGCTTACCGCGGTGTGCGCGAGAGACCCCGCACGCAGCGAGGTGATTGTGGTGCGGACCGTCGTTGAGTTTGGTGAGTTATCCGGGCGCTTGATTGATGACTATCTGGCAACGGATGAGCCCTGGGATAAAGCAGGAGCCTATGCGCTCCAGGGTTTGGGCGGTAGCTTTGTCCGTCGCGTGGAGGGCAGCGTGAGTAATGTCATTGGCCTGCCGCTTTTTGAGCTGCGAGAACTGTTACAGCGCTTTGGTCTCGTGCCGGTGCTCGGGAAGGACGCGGCGTGA
- the rapZ gene encoding RNase adapter RapZ — MDLIIISGRSGSGKSTALHQLEDEGFYAIDNLPASLLPALVRETGPGLPEQFRGIAVCIDARNAFRDLQGFNAALASLPESVQPRILYLDADEATLIKRFSETRRRHPLTNQKLPLAEAIRYESELLEPLAAQATLTLDTRTMTIYELRDAIRQRLVGSEAEEMAILFQSFGFKRGVPGDADLIFDLRLLPNPHWSTELRRKTGEDPDVVAYLEDHDITGQLFQDIAGFIERWVPAYQKSSRSYLTVALGCTGGQHRSVYMARRLYNHFQGQLAQLQLRHRELQ; from the coding sequence GTGGACCTGATCATCATCAGTGGTCGTTCGGGATCCGGGAAGAGTACCGCCCTGCACCAGCTGGAGGACGAGGGTTTTTACGCCATCGACAACCTCCCCGCTTCCCTCCTCCCCGCCCTTGTGCGGGAGACGGGACCGGGCCTCCCGGAACAGTTTCGGGGCATTGCCGTGTGCATTGACGCGCGCAACGCTTTTCGTGACCTTCAGGGCTTTAATGCTGCCCTGGCCTCCCTGCCGGAGTCGGTGCAGCCGCGGATTCTTTATCTGGACGCCGATGAAGCCACCCTGATCAAGCGTTTCAGCGAGACCCGGCGACGCCACCCCCTGACCAACCAGAAACTACCGTTGGCCGAGGCCATACGCTATGAAAGTGAACTTCTGGAACCTTTGGCCGCGCAGGCAACCCTCACCCTCGATACCCGGACCATGACCATCTATGAGCTTCGGGATGCCATCCGCCAGAGACTGGTGGGCTCCGAAGCAGAGGAGATGGCCATCCTCTTTCAGTCCTTTGGTTTCAAGCGGGGCGTACCCGGCGATGCGGACCTGATTTTTGATCTACGACTGCTTCCAAACCCTCACTGGTCAACCGAGCTGCGCCGGAAAACCGGCGAAGATCCTGACGTTGTCGCCTACCTTGAGGACCACGATATTACCGGGCAGCTGTTTCAGGATATTGCGGGTTTTATCGAACGCTGGGTGCCCGCCTACCAGAAGAGCAGTCGCAGCTACCTCACCGTCGCTCTGGGCTGCACAGGCGGCCAGCATCGCTCGGTGTATATGGCCAGGCGCCTTTATAACCATTTTCAGGGCCAACTCGCGCAACTTCAGCTTCGCCATCGGGAGCTCCAGTAG
- a CDS encoding HPr family phosphocarrier protein: MIESELNIINKLGLHARAAAKFVSCASRFGSRIQVGKGGEWVDGKSIMSVMMLAAGQGSTLALRVDGDDEAAATEAIHALVNDYFGEGE; the protein is encoded by the coding sequence ATGATCGAGAGCGAGCTCAATATCATCAATAAGCTGGGGCTTCACGCCCGCGCCGCTGCCAAATTTGTCAGCTGTGCCAGCCGCTTTGGAAGCAGGATTCAGGTCGGTAAGGGTGGAGAGTGGGTGGACGGCAAGAGCATCATGTCCGTGATGATGCTGGCCGCGGGCCAGGGCAGCACCCTGGCCCTCCGCGTCGATGGTGACGATGAGGCCGCGGCCACGGAGGCGATACATGCCCTTGTGAACGACTACTTCGGCGAAGGCGAATGA
- the mreD gene encoding rod shape-determining protein MreD — protein sequence MSERMNAYWVILASLLFAAVLAVIPLTRALLWWRPEWILLVLVYWTIALPHRVGLVTALVVGLFVDVMEGAVIGQNMLSLSVVVTLAGLMYQRLRVFTLVQQSSVIFLLAGLHQLITQWLQGLQGGAVPGFGFLFPALSTALLWPLLMPLLRELRRSYKVH from the coding sequence GTGAGTGAGCGCATGAACGCCTATTGGGTGATTCTGGCCTCATTACTTTTTGCCGCGGTGCTCGCGGTGATTCCTCTCACAAGAGCGCTCCTGTGGTGGCGCCCCGAATGGATCCTCCTGGTGCTCGTTTACTGGACCATCGCTCTGCCTCACCGCGTGGGACTGGTAACGGCACTCGTTGTTGGTCTCTTTGTGGATGTGATGGAGGGCGCGGTCATTGGGCAGAACATGCTGTCCCTGTCCGTGGTGGTGACCCTGGCAGGTCTGATGTATCAGCGTCTGCGCGTCTTTACCCTGGTACAGCAGTCCTCCGTGATTTTTCTCCTTGCCGGGCTCCACCAACTGATTACCCAATGGTTGCAGGGACTCCAGGGCGGAGCCGTACCGGGATTCGGTTTTCTTTTTCCCGCCCTGAGCACGGCCCTGCTGTGGCCTCTCCTCATGCCCCTGCTGCGCGAACTCCGTCGCAGCTACAAGGTGCATTGA
- the rng gene encoding ribonuclease G, producing MNAEILVNVTPMEARVAVVENGAAQDVYIERQASRGTVGNIYAGRVVRVLPGMQAAFVDFGFERSGFLHLSDVLGVGTLTDERIADHLREGQMVTVQVVKDPISKKGARLTSQLSVSTRYLVYMPKSDHLGISQRIDEVEERARLQAVLTAALESESMTGGGFIVRTAAEGAGESEILADLRFLKRLWAVVSRRVSEARGPELLYEDLPLQLRAVRDLARPGVQRILVDSHDNYGVLNDFCLKYMPEVADLVELYEGERPIFDLHGVEEDIQRALARVVPLKSGGHLVIDQTEAMTTIDVNTGSFVGRRNQEETLFKTNLEAVSVLARQLRLRNLGGIIIVDFIDMSDGEHRRQVHRALEKAMSRDPARNKISGVSALGLIEMTRKRSRESLERTLCEDCPNCEGRGVLKSAETVCYEILREIMRDARAYETGGLLVLASQAVVERLLDEESAHVGDLESFIERSISFRAEPDYTQEQFDIVLL from the coding sequence GTGAATGCGGAAATCCTCGTAAACGTCACCCCCATGGAGGCGCGGGTTGCCGTTGTGGAGAACGGCGCTGCTCAGGACGTTTACATAGAGCGTCAGGCGAGCCGTGGCACCGTAGGGAATATCTATGCGGGGCGTGTCGTCCGGGTGCTCCCGGGTATGCAGGCCGCTTTTGTCGACTTTGGCTTCGAGCGCAGTGGGTTTCTCCATCTGAGCGATGTTCTCGGCGTGGGCACCCTCACCGATGAGCGTATTGCCGATCATCTCCGCGAGGGGCAGATGGTTACGGTGCAGGTGGTAAAGGATCCCATCAGCAAAAAAGGCGCGCGCCTCACCAGCCAGCTCTCCGTGTCCACCCGCTACCTGGTGTACATGCCTAAGAGCGACCACCTGGGCATCTCCCAACGCATTGATGAGGTCGAGGAGCGGGCCAGGCTTCAGGCAGTGCTCACCGCGGCCCTGGAGTCCGAGTCCATGACCGGGGGCGGTTTCATAGTGAGAACCGCCGCAGAGGGTGCCGGGGAGAGCGAGATCCTCGCGGATCTTCGCTTTCTCAAGCGCCTCTGGGCCGTGGTGTCACGGCGGGTATCGGAGGCTCGGGGTCCCGAATTGCTGTATGAGGATCTGCCCCTGCAGCTGCGCGCCGTGCGGGACCTGGCGCGGCCGGGGGTCCAGCGCATTCTGGTGGACAGCCACGATAACTATGGAGTGCTGAATGATTTCTGTCTCAAGTACATGCCGGAGGTTGCCGATCTTGTGGAGCTCTACGAGGGCGAGCGACCGATTTTTGATCTTCATGGCGTAGAAGAAGATATACAGCGCGCCCTTGCCCGGGTGGTGCCCCTGAAAAGTGGCGGGCACCTGGTGATTGATCAGACCGAAGCCATGACCACCATCGATGTGAATACGGGATCCTTCGTGGGACGGCGAAACCAGGAAGAGACGCTGTTCAAGACCAATCTTGAAGCGGTGAGCGTCCTTGCCAGGCAGCTACGTCTGCGCAACCTTGGCGGCATCATTATCGTGGACTTTATTGACATGAGCGACGGGGAGCATCGCAGGCAGGTGCATCGCGCGCTGGAAAAAGCCATGTCCCGGGATCCGGCGAGGAACAAGATCAGCGGTGTGTCAGCGCTGGGTCTCATTGAAATGACCCGCAAGCGCAGTCGTGAAAGTCTGGAACGTACCCTTTGCGAAGACTGTCCAAATTGCGAGGGTAGAGGTGTATTAAAATCGGCGGAGACGGTGTGCTACGAAATTCTCCGGGAGATTATGCGCGATGCGCGGGCCTACGAAACCGGCGGACTGCTGGTGCTGGCCTCCCAGGCCGTGGTGGAGCGTCTCCTCGATGAGGAGTCTGCACACGTGGGCGACCTCGAATCATTTATCGAGCGTAGCATCAGCTTTCGGGCGGAGCCCGATTACACGCAGGAGCAATTCGATATTGTGTTGCTATAG
- a CDS encoding YhdP family phospholipid transporter, whose protein sequence is MSESPHSESLPLRGFHALAPWAWRLLVLLVVLLAIYVAAGRFLMQQMPALRDPVLELINRQLPFTVSVDSLSGGWNAFSPELSFTELRITQDDPTVPPVAIGRGSLRLDIPGSLLAGSLQLSRLDVAGLTLDARLTQEGAIEVVGFVPRDGVLKAWLEDFLPNVQRVALAENQLNLLTSGDRVALAVNLLLEREGNARRLHGIIEGESIALSVNAEGVGSPLRPLSWTGDVFVDAKSSDLAALSAFWDTLDLPFRLAGSASAQFWLTRVAGDSTAKMRWDGAALQLDELNGGWSLPLDALSFEAALEQRARHWSLLTEDFHIERAGQALDLDRAQFDWWGQALRIRASDLGLAALPTLLAAAPGMPQGLRDVLPTLAPTGTLSVVELRLDDLSDPANSWQLRSAVDDLSVESWRNTPALTGVTGYLKLAPGGGQLNLDADEFSMHYPSLYAEPLRYSDALGNVYLAWDEAGLHIDSGLMQLIGDEGQANGLFSVDIPFQERVTGVELELLIGLEDSVVQERGKYLPMTLPGPLLGWLDRSIVAGTVERAGFIWRGSTRRRNYPHMTVQLFVDASDATLTYDPAWPPLTDVQATVWVDDGRTWGRAPRARSEGAELSDLMVRVLPQSAGVLLDVNGHVSGPATAAGVLLRDSPLRDVTNGVFEDWGFSGSMEGDLALTLPIGSEAGQANVDLSLALVDASAAIDQLQLTVSDVEGILRYRTDQGFLGSELAGQALGGNLVLSTLDGIASADSSTEQSAENPGPGIDLALTGEFDTGAVAPWLKQPLLGFTSGDTAFTGELRLSDKDNPRFILRSELLGAAFDAPQPFEKVADQPLPLVLSIPLEADPVMSVSLGERLAIALQLEEGGLSRFAARVGGEAAVLNSCEQRFCLSGTVSALDITQWADFYRRYGAMASADIPDEPPEAETLAVLESDASIAEEEAGAPLSYDIDSLEVGELRLATRSFGRARIDLWGEETLWQGAIESQLVQGSLTREGGELWLLLEHLDLESFGEGEPIALAQVRATMPSMRVDVLELRNEGRMLGGLGFDLDTDQSDGAVYATDISGELWGLALDDPQPGMLRWFNSEDGEVTALEIDASYGDLGGVMSAAGFSPTLESESGSLSLRLQWPGPPSAYAVVDAEGSVALAARNGRLLESGPGALSMISFLNFAEILRGLSLSHMFESGIPFVTASTELFLQRGTLEVADLQIDGAASAFAFTGVSDLESGSIDGELLVTLPVANNLPWVAALAAGPAVAAGVFVVSKVFEKQVNRMSSAVYEVSGPMETPTVTFSRLFDDKLTPRSEAPEDSEKGDG, encoded by the coding sequence ATGAGCGAGAGCCCGCACAGCGAAAGTCTGCCCCTTCGGGGGTTTCATGCTCTGGCGCCCTGGGCCTGGCGTCTGCTTGTGCTCCTGGTGGTGCTCCTGGCGATCTACGTTGCCGCGGGCCGTTTTCTCATGCAGCAAATGCCGGCGCTTCGCGATCCGGTGCTGGAACTGATCAACCGTCAACTGCCCTTCACCGTGTCCGTGGACAGCCTGTCGGGAGGCTGGAACGCTTTCAGCCCGGAGCTCAGTTTCACCGAGCTGCGGATCACGCAGGACGACCCGACTGTGCCTCCTGTCGCCATTGGGCGCGGGTCTCTGCGTCTCGATATCCCCGGCAGTTTACTCGCGGGATCCCTGCAGTTGTCACGCCTGGATGTGGCGGGGCTGACCTTGGATGCGCGGCTCACGCAGGAGGGTGCCATCGAGGTTGTGGGCTTTGTCCCCCGCGACGGCGTGCTCAAGGCCTGGTTGGAGGATTTTCTCCCCAATGTTCAACGGGTGGCCCTGGCAGAAAATCAGCTCAACCTCCTTACCTCCGGAGATCGCGTAGCCCTGGCGGTGAACCTGCTTCTCGAGCGCGAAGGCAACGCCCGCAGGCTTCACGGCATCATCGAGGGCGAGAGTATCGCTTTGAGCGTGAACGCTGAGGGCGTAGGCAGTCCTCTGCGGCCCCTGTCCTGGACCGGTGATGTCTTCGTGGATGCCAAGAGCAGTGACCTCGCTGCACTCAGTGCTTTTTGGGATACCCTGGATTTGCCTTTCCGTCTCGCGGGGTCTGCCAGTGCGCAGTTCTGGCTGACCCGGGTTGCCGGTGATTCCACGGCGAAGATGCGCTGGGACGGTGCTGCCTTGCAGTTGGATGAGCTCAATGGTGGCTGGTCATTGCCTCTGGACGCTCTGTCCTTTGAAGCGGCCCTTGAGCAACGCGCTCGGCACTGGAGCTTGCTGACGGAGGATTTTCATATCGAGCGCGCCGGTCAGGCCCTGGATCTGGACCGGGCGCAATTTGATTGGTGGGGACAGGCGCTGCGCATCCGTGCCAGCGATCTGGGCCTCGCGGCGCTGCCCACCCTCCTCGCGGCCGCGCCGGGAATGCCCCAGGGATTGCGGGATGTGTTGCCGACTCTTGCGCCAACAGGAACTCTCAGCGTGGTGGAGTTGCGCCTGGACGATCTTTCGGATCCCGCCAACAGCTGGCAGTTACGCAGTGCCGTGGACGACTTGAGCGTGGAGAGCTGGCGCAACACGCCGGCCCTCACGGGGGTGACGGGCTATCTGAAGCTGGCGCCGGGTGGGGGGCAGTTAAACCTCGACGCCGACGAATTCAGCATGCATTACCCATCCCTGTATGCCGAGCCGCTTCGTTACAGCGACGCTCTGGGTAACGTATACCTGGCCTGGGATGAGGCGGGCCTGCACATTGACAGCGGGCTGATGCAACTCATCGGGGACGAAGGGCAGGCGAATGGTCTTTTTTCCGTGGACATTCCCTTTCAGGAACGCGTCACGGGGGTGGAGCTTGAGTTGCTCATCGGACTTGAGGATTCCGTGGTGCAGGAGCGGGGCAAGTATCTGCCCATGACGCTCCCGGGTCCCCTGCTGGGCTGGCTGGATCGCAGCATCGTGGCGGGCACGGTAGAGCGCGCGGGTTTTATCTGGCGGGGCAGCACCCGTCGGCGCAACTATCCACACATGACGGTGCAGTTGTTTGTGGATGCCAGCGACGCGACCCTCACCTATGATCCGGCGTGGCCGCCGCTGACGGATGTGCAGGCCACGGTATGGGTTGATGATGGCAGGACCTGGGGGAGGGCTCCCAGGGCCCGGAGTGAGGGAGCGGAGCTCTCGGACCTGATGGTTCGCGTTTTGCCCCAGTCAGCGGGCGTTTTACTGGATGTTAACGGTCATGTATCCGGGCCGGCGACGGCCGCGGGTGTCCTTCTGCGTGATTCCCCCCTGCGCGATGTGACCAATGGTGTTTTTGAGGATTGGGGATTCTCGGGATCCATGGAGGGCGATCTTGCACTCACCCTGCCCATTGGCAGTGAGGCAGGGCAGGCCAATGTCGATCTGTCCCTGGCGCTTGTTGATGCCTCCGCGGCGATAGACCAGCTGCAGCTCACCGTCTCCGATGTGGAAGGCATACTGCGCTATCGAACGGATCAGGGTTTTCTGGGAAGCGAATTGGCCGGTCAGGCCCTGGGTGGCAACCTCGTTCTGAGTACCCTCGACGGTATCGCCTCCGCGGACAGCAGCACCGAGCAAAGTGCTGAGAATCCCGGGCCGGGTATAGACCTGGCATTGACCGGTGAGTTCGACACCGGGGCCGTGGCGCCCTGGTTAAAACAGCCGCTCCTGGGCTTTACCTCGGGGGACACCGCCTTCACCGGTGAGCTCCGCCTGAGCGATAAAGACAATCCGCGTTTTATCTTACGTTCAGAGTTATTGGGCGCAGCCTTTGACGCGCCGCAACCTTTTGAGAAAGTTGCGGATCAGCCGCTACCGCTGGTTCTTTCCATTCCGCTGGAAGCCGACCCGGTGATGTCCGTCTCTCTGGGTGAGCGATTGGCAATCGCACTGCAGCTCGAGGAAGGGGGCCTGTCCAGGTTCGCCGCCAGGGTGGGCGGCGAAGCAGCGGTCCTGAACAGCTGTGAGCAGCGGTTCTGTCTCAGCGGTACCGTGTCTGCCCTGGATATCACCCAGTGGGCTGATTTTTATCGTCGCTACGGTGCGATGGCCTCTGCCGACATACCGGATGAACCCCCGGAAGCCGAGACCCTGGCCGTCCTTGAGTCCGACGCGTCTATCGCCGAAGAAGAAGCCGGTGCTCCCCTCAGCTATGACATCGATTCATTGGAAGTGGGCGAGCTGCGTCTCGCTACGCGGAGTTTTGGGCGGGCCCGGATAGACCTATGGGGCGAGGAGACGCTCTGGCAGGGTGCCATTGAATCTCAGCTGGTGCAGGGCAGCCTTACCCGCGAGGGCGGGGAGCTTTGGCTGCTTTTGGAGCATCTGGATCTGGAAAGCTTTGGTGAGGGAGAGCCCATCGCCCTGGCGCAGGTGCGGGCCACGATGCCCAGTATGCGGGTTGACGTCCTGGAGCTGCGCAACGAAGGAAGGATGTTGGGTGGGCTGGGGTTTGATCTGGATACGGATCAGTCTGACGGGGCCGTCTATGCCACGGACATCTCTGGTGAGCTCTGGGGCCTGGCGCTGGATGATCCCCAGCCCGGCATGCTGCGCTGGTTTAACAGTGAGGATGGCGAGGTGACCGCCCTGGAGATCGATGCCAGTTATGGAGATCTCGGCGGGGTGATGAGCGCCGCAGGCTTTAGCCCCACCCTGGAGTCGGAATCGGGTTCCCTGTCTCTGCGGCTACAGTGGCCCGGTCCGCCGTCTGCCTACGCGGTGGTCGATGCCGAGGGCTCCGTGGCGCTGGCGGCGCGTAACGGACGTCTTCTCGAGTCAGGACCCGGGGCACTTTCCATGATCAGTTTTCTGAATTTTGCCGAGATACTTCGAGGCCTTAGCCTCAGTCACATGTTCGAGTCAGGCATACCCTTTGTCACGGCCAGCACAGAGCTGTTTCTTCAGCGGGGCACGCTTGAGGTGGCGGATCTGCAGATTGATGGCGCGGCGAGCGCTTTCGCCTTTACGGGCGTCAGCGATCTGGAGTCGGGCAGTATCGATGGTGAACTGCTGGTGACCCTGCCCGTCGCCAACAACCTGCCCTGGGTGGCGGCCCTGGCCGCTGGCCCTGCCGTGGCAGCGGGCGTGTTTGTGGTGAGTAAGGTCTTTGAAAAACAGGTCAACCGCATGTCCTCGGCGGTCTATGAGGTCTCGGGTCCCATGGAGACGCCCACGGTGACTTTCAGCCGTCTCTTTGACGACAAACTCACGCCTCGGAGTGAAGCTCCCGAAGATAGCGAAAAAGGCGACGGCTAG
- the mgtE gene encoding magnesium transporter, which produces MNTLQEDQKRSRDSVSRALESGTLADVRRLIRVMEPGEVAHILESSPPRYRHVLWQLLEGSQEAEVLNELGEELKLDFLQSMGPDQVAQITEELDDDDVADILQQLPEAFTQQVLDEMDEQDRSRLERVMVYDEDTAGGLMNTDTISIRADVTLDVVLRFLRRHEEIPEMTDTLIVVSRDDHYIGLLPVRTLLVSDPGCSVRELMLTKRKPLHTDMPDSEVARLFERNDWVSAPVVDGDGLVVGRITIDDVVDVIREDGDHSFMSMAGLDEDDDTFAPAIKTARRRALWLGINLLTAFIASSVINMFQGTIEKVVALAVLMPIVASMGGIAGTQTLTVLVRALAVGQINRSNARWLISREFASAALNGVLWALVVAVAAALWFDDNTLGLVIALAIVINLITAGITGAVLPLLLQRLNIDPALAGGVVLTTVTDVVGFMSFLGLATVFYA; this is translated from the coding sequence ATGAACACCCTGCAGGAAGATCAGAAGCGCTCCCGGGATAGCGTTTCCCGGGCTTTGGAGAGCGGCACCCTGGCCGATGTTCGCCGGCTCATTCGAGTCATGGAACCCGGCGAGGTCGCCCATATCCTCGAATCCTCACCGCCGCGGTACCGCCATGTGCTCTGGCAGCTGCTGGAGGGTTCCCAGGAAGCCGAGGTGCTCAACGAGCTGGGAGAAGAGCTCAAACTCGATTTTCTCCAGAGCATGGGACCGGATCAGGTCGCCCAGATAACGGAAGAGCTGGACGACGACGACGTCGCGGATATTCTGCAGCAGCTCCCCGAGGCCTTCACCCAGCAGGTGCTGGATGAGATGGATGAGCAGGACCGCTCCCGTCTCGAGCGGGTGATGGTTTACGACGAGGACACCGCCGGTGGCCTCATGAACACCGACACCATTTCCATTCGCGCGGATGTGACCCTTGACGTGGTCCTGCGTTTTCTCCGGCGCCACGAAGAAATACCGGAGATGACGGATACGCTCATCGTGGTCAGTCGCGACGATCATTACATCGGACTCCTGCCCGTGCGCACGCTCCTGGTATCCGACCCCGGCTGCTCCGTGCGGGAACTCATGCTCACCAAGCGCAAACCCCTCCACACGGACATGCCCGACAGCGAGGTGGCGCGGCTGTTTGAGCGCAACGACTGGGTCTCTGCCCCCGTGGTCGATGGCGACGGTCTCGTTGTGGGGCGAATCACCATTGACGATGTGGTGGATGTTATCCGCGAAGATGGTGACCACTCCTTCATGTCCATGGCGGGCCTGGATGAGGATGACGACACCTTCGCACCGGCCATTAAAACCGCGAGGCGTCGGGCGCTGTGGCTGGGTATTAATCTTCTGACAGCGTTTATTGCGTCCTCCGTGATTAATATGTTCCAGGGCACCATCGAAAAGGTTGTTGCCCTGGCCGTGCTTATGCCCATCGTCGCGTCCATGGGCGGTATAGCCGGCACGCAGACGCTGACGGTACTCGTGCGCGCCCTCGCCGTAGGACAGATCAATCGCAGCAACGCCCGCTGGCTGATCAGCCGGGAGTTTGCCTCCGCCGCCCTCAATGGTGTCCTCTGGGCACTGGTGGTCGCCGTGGCCGCCGCCCTCTGGTTTGATGACAACACCCTGGGCCTGGTCATCGCCCTCGCCATCGTCATCAATCTGATCACCGCAGGTATCACGGGCGCCGTGCTACCTCTGCTATTGCAGCGCCTGAACATCGACCCCGCCCTGGCCGGAGGTGTGGTCCTCACGACGGTCACGGATGTTGTAGGCTTTATGTCCTTTCTGGGTCTGGCCACGGTGTTTTATGCCTAA
- a CDS encoding PTS sugar transporter subunit IIA, translating to MSAIPTMSPETPHAANSVSDLLTPARSLCRIPGGSKKHLFDLVAEVLGSDRDEFHPDELVAGMLAREKLGSTALGNGIAIPHCRLRDCETPCGVLLTLSSGADFDAPDDEDVDLLFALVVPSEATQEHLNLLADLARLFSQADFREALRHCGSNEELFNTATNWTAGSA from the coding sequence ATGTCAGCAATCCCGACCATGAGCCCGGAAACACCCCACGCCGCCAACAGCGTCAGCGATCTGCTCACGCCGGCACGCAGCCTGTGCCGCATACCCGGGGGCAGCAAGAAGCACCTCTTTGACCTGGTTGCGGAGGTACTGGGGAGTGACCGGGATGAGTTCCACCCGGATGAGCTGGTCGCCGGCATGCTGGCACGGGAAAAACTGGGAAGCACCGCTCTGGGCAATGGCATCGCGATACCTCACTGCCGTCTCAGGGACTGTGAGACGCCCTGCGGCGTGCTCCTGACCCTGTCCAGCGGTGCGGACTTTGATGCGCCGGATGATGAAGATGTGGATCTTCTCTTTGCCCTGGTGGTACCCAGCGAGGCGACCCAGGAGCATTTAAACCTTCTCGCAGATCTGGCGCGGCTTTTCTCCCAGGCGGACTTCCGGGAGGCCCTTCGCCACTGCGGCAGCAACGAAGAGCTGTTTAACACGGCGACAAACTGGACCGCAGGCAGCGCCTAG
- the yjgA gene encoding ribosome biogenesis factor YjgA — protein MPKPKRGKKKPVDDFGIATDEEFDGPSKSAMKREMTARQELGEALCELSARELEQIPIEDEDLLAAIAETARIKHHSALRRHRQYIGKLMRRIDPEPLQGALDALYQSRKQETLVFKGLEALRDTLISDGDKALGPVLEKHPEADRQHLRQLIREAQREAVAQKAPAASRRLFRYLRELHSEA, from the coding sequence ATGCCTAAACCGAAACGCGGCAAGAAAAAACCCGTAGACGATTTCGGGATCGCGACCGACGAAGAGTTTGACGGTCCCAGTAAATCCGCCATGAAGCGGGAAATGACCGCGCGCCAGGAGTTGGGAGAGGCTCTTTGCGAGCTCAGTGCCCGGGAACTCGAGCAGATCCCCATCGAGGACGAGGACCTCCTGGCAGCCATCGCAGAGACCGCGCGCATCAAACACCACAGCGCCTTACGACGCCACCGGCAGTACATTGGCAAGCTGATGCGTCGCATTGATCCCGAGCCGCTGCAGGGGGCGCTGGATGCCCTTTATCAATCGCGGAAGCAGGAAACCCTGGTGTTCAAGGGCCTGGAAGCCCTGCGGGACACGCTCATCAGCGACGGCGACAAGGCCCTGGGGCCAGTCCTTGAAAAACATCCCGAAGCCGACCGCCAACACCTCCGACAACTGATTCGTGAAGCCCAAAGGGAGGCCGTTGCACAGAAAGCACCCGCCGCTAGCCGTCGCCTTTTTCGCTATCTTCGGGAGCTTCACTCCGAGGCGTGA